A segment of the Fusobacterium ulcerans genome:
CTACAACTTTTCTAGCAGCTCCCAATCCGTGAACTACAGCAAGTCTAAGAACTTCATTTCCAACTTTTACTTCTGCTACTCTCACTTCTTCGAATCCTCTCATAGGAACAAAATCTACATCTTCCAGTTTAGTTCCAGTAGCCCACTCATATAGTGTTCTTGAAGCAGCTTCCATAACTCCTCCAGTTCTACCGAAAATATCAGCAGCTCCTGTAGATTTACCCATAGGTGAGTCAAACTCGCTCTCTTGAAGCGAATTAAAGTCTATATTATATTGTTTTAAAATTCTTCCAAGCTCTCTTGTAGTTAATGAATAATCTACATCTGGATTTTGTTCAACTGTAAACTCTTCTCTTGATGCTTCATATTTTTTAGAAATACAAGGCATTATAGATACACACACAAGATCTTTTTTGTCTATTCCCATTTTTTCAGCCCATACATGTTTAGCTAAAGAACCAAATATTTGCTGAGGTGATCTTGTAGTTGAAAGATTATCCAGTATTTCAGGGAAGTTAAGCTCAGCAAATCTTACCCATGATGGACAACAAGAAGTATACAATGGAAGTTTTACATCTTGCTTTCCAGCTAAATAATCATCTAGTCTATGCTTTAACTCTGTAGCTTCTTCCATTATAGTGATATCTGCTGCAAAGTTTGTATCGAATACTCCATCAAAGCCTAATTTTTTAAGAGCAGTTACCATTTTTCCAGTTGAGTTAGTTCCAGCAGGTATTCCAAAAAGTTCCCCAATAGCTACTCTCACTGCTGGTGCTACTTGAACTATAACTTTTTTATTAGGGTTTATAAGATCACGAGATAATTTAAAACTGTTGTCAGTTTCATATAATGCTCCAACAGGGCATACAGCCACACATTGACCACAGAAAGTACAGTCAGTTTCAATAAGATTTCTATTGAAAGCTGTATTAACTACAACGTTAAATCCTCTGTCTATTCCTGTAAGAATACCACAAGTCTGGATATCTCCACACATAGTTTCACATCTTCTGCACATGATGCATTTTGTAATATCTCTAGTTATAGAGATAGAATGCTGCATATCATGAACTGCCTCTTTTCCTTCAAATCTCATTTCTCTTAATCCGAAAGAAATAGCAAGTTTTTGAAGTTCACATTCTCCATTTTTTCCACATATCAAACAATCTTTCGGATGGTCAGAAAGCATAAGCTCCACTACCATTCTTCTTTTCTGCATTACTTGAAGAGAGTTAGTTACAACTTCCATTCCTTCAACTATTGGAGTAGTACAAGAAGGAAGAAGTCTATTCATTCCTTTTACTTCAACTACACAAACTCTGCATGAAGCACAGTTATTTTTATAGCCTATATCATCCATTTGCATATAGCACAAGTGAGGAATATGTATACCAGCTTTTAATGCTGCATTAAGTATAGTTGTTCCTTCTGGTGCCAATACTATTTTACCATCTATCTTAAGTCTTATCATTCTCATTTTATTCGTTCACCTCATCAGAAATATTATAGTTTTACAATTGCACCGAATTTACAAGTCTCATAACAAGCTCCACATTTTATACAGATCTCATTATCTATTTCATGTCTATGTTTTACAGTACCTGTAATAGCATCTATTGGACATACTCTAGCACAAGCTGTACATCCTATACATTTATCTGTAATAGAGTATGTGATAAGTTTTTGACATGCTCCAGCAGCACATCTCTTATCTACCACGTGCTCAACATATTCATCATAGAATTGAGCTAATGTAGATAGAACTGGGTTAGCTGATGTTTGTCCCAATCCGCATAGAGAAGTTGCTTTAATACCTTCAGATAACTCTTGCAGAAGATGAAGATCTTCTAATGTTCCTCTTCCCTGAGTTATTTTATCAAGCATTTCATAAAGTCTTGTATTTCCGACTCTGCAAGGTGTACATTTTCCACAAGATTCATCAAGAGTAAATTCAAGGAAGAATTTTGCAATGGCAACCATACAGTCATCTTCGTCCATTACTACCATTCCCCCAGATCCCATGATAGAACCTTTTTTACTTAAAGTATCAAAATCTATCGGAGTATCAAGGTCTTTCTCAGTTAGACATCCACCAGATGGTCCTCCTGTTTGTACTGCCTTGAATTTTTTATTATCTTTAATTCCTCCGCCAATTTCAAATATTATTTCTCTTAAGCTTATTCCCATAGGAACTTCAACAAGTCCCACATTATTAATTTTTCCAGCTAGAGCAAATACTTTTGTTCCAGGAGATTTTTCAGTTCCAACTTCTCTGAACCATTCTTTACCGTATAAAAGTATTCCTGGTACATTTACTAAAGTTTCTACGTTGTTTACAACTGTAGGTTTATCCCAGAACCCTTTTTCTGCTGGGTACGGCGGTTTAGAAGTAGGCTCTCCTCTTCTTCCCTCCATTGAATGTATAAGAGCAGTTTCCTCTCCACATACAAATGCTCCTGCACCAAATTTTAGTTCAATATCAAATTCAAAATCAGTTCCTAGTATATTTTTTCCTAAGAAGCCTTTTTTTCTTGCTGCTTCAATAGCAACTGACAATCTGTGAATAGCCAAAGGATATTCAGCTCTGATATATACCAGCCCTTTTGTAGCTCCAATAGCATATCCTGCTATCATCATTCCTTCTATTACTGAATGGGGGTCTCCTTCCAGTATAGATCTATCCATAAATGCTCCTGGGTCTCCCTCGTCAGCATTACATACAATATATTTTTGTTCAGCTTCTATGTTAGAAGCAATCTCCCATTTGATTCCAGTAAAGAATCCTCCTCCACCTCTTCCTCTAAGGCCAGAAGCGAATATTTCTTTTATTACATCTCTATTGCTCATAGTTTTTAAAACTTTTTCAATTCCCTTATATCCATCATTTTTCAAGAAATCTTCTATATTTTCAGGGTCAATCACTCCACAATTTTTAAGAGCTCTTCTTTCTTGCTTTTGATAGAATTCCATATCTTTAGAGTCATGAATACGTTCTTCTGTTTTTGGATCTATGTAAAGTAATCTTTCAATCTTTTCCCCATCTACGATATCAACTTTAATTATTTCTTCTGCATCTTCTGGTTTTACTTCAATATAGAAAGTATTTTCAGGTACTATTTTAACTATTGGTCCTTTCTCACAGAACCCAAAACACCCTGTAAGTACTACTTCTACATCTTTCACATTGTATTCAGCTATATATTTTTCTAAATTTTTCTTTATCTCATCACTTTTAGACGATAAGCAACCTGTTCCACCACATATCAAAATTTTCTTATTGCAGTTCATTAGTCCCTCCTGAATAATTACTTGTATTTCCCAAATTTAAGCGTTTTCTTGTCTTTCCTTTTCCATGTATTCTTCAATTAATTTTTTTACATCAGTTGGTTTTACCTTTCCATGAACTTCTTTACCAACGATAACTACTGGAGCCAGTCCGCATGCCCCAACACATCTTAAACAGTCAAGAGAGAAAAGTCCATCTTTCGTAACTCCTCCCACTTCTATGTTAAGTTCTTTTTCAAGACTTTCTAAGACTTTCCCTGCTCCTCTAACATAACATGCTGTTCCTGTACAAACAGATATTTGATATTTTCCTTTTGGCTCCATAGAAAAGAAGTTATAGAAACTTACTACCCCATATACCTTTGCTACTGGAACTTCTAATTCTTCTGCTATAAACTCTTGAACTTCTGCTGGAATATATCCAAAAATTTCTTGAGCTTTGTGTAAAACTATAATAAGAGAACTCTTTTTATCCTCGAATGTTGATATATAACTCTTTAGTTCTTTAAACCCAATATTATCTTTACATATCATTTTTTTGACCCCTCCTCATTTATATTATGTAAGATTTTAATTCTATTTATATTATAATAACATAGAAACTATTAAAACTAAATAGTTTTTTTACTAATGAACAATACAAATTTTTAATGTTTAAAGAATTCAAATGGCTCTATTAATATCATTCTTCCCTTCTCATTTCAGTAATGGAAAACAGATTTCAAAAAATAAAAAAATTCCAGTAAAATGGAATTCTTTTTTTCATTTATTGAGCAAATTTTTCAATTTTTTTCATATTTCTTCATTTTATATATTATATATTAATAGTTATTATTTCTTTTTTATATAGAAATAAAAAAGCTTAGCGAATTCCTATCCTCCCGGGAGGCTTCCCTCCAAGTACTTTCAGCGTTTATGGGCTTAACTTCTGGGTTCGGAATGGGACCAGGTGTACCTCCATAGCTATCTTCACTAAGCATATATATATAAATTATTTATTTTCAGTTAAAAAGCTTGGCAAGTTCCTATCCTCCCGGGAGGCTTCCCTCCAAGTACTTTCAGCGTTTACGGGCTTAACTTCTGGGTTCGGAATGGGACCAGGTGTACCCCCGCAGCTATTCTTACCAAGCTGTGTGTGTATTATTTCTAATAGACACTTGAAACTATATAGTAGCATACGCTTTCGCGCTTTCAATCTTTAGGTTAAAACTTTGACTTATTAGTATTGGTCAGCTAAAAGCCTCGCAGCTCTTACACCCCCAACCTATCAACCTTCTAGTCTCGAAGGAGTCTTAAAGAATACTTATCTTGAAGCTGGTTTCCCGCTTAGATGCTTTCAGCGGTTATCCGTTCCAAACGTGACTACCCAGCTGTGCCACTGGCGTGACAACTGGTACATCAGAGGTTTGTCCATCCCGGTCCTCTCGTACTAAGGACAGATCTTCTCAATATTCTAACGCCTACAGTGGATAGGGACCGAACTGTCTCACGACGTTCTGAACCCAGCTCACGTACCGCTTTAATGGGCGAACAGCCCAACCCTTGGGACCTTCTCCAGCCCCAGGATGCGATGAGCCGACATCGAGGTGCCAAACTTTGCCGTCGATATGGACTCTCGGGCAAAATCAGCCTGTTATCCCCAGGGTAGCTTTTATCCGTTGAGCGACGACCCTTCCATTCGGAATCGCCGGATCACTATGTCCTGCTTTCGCACCTGCTCGACCCGTCAGTCTCGCAGTTAAGCTCTCTTATGCCATTGCACTCTGCGGTTGATTTCCATCCAACCTGAGAGAACCTTTGAACGCCTCCGTTACTCTTTCGGAGGCGACCGCCCCAGTCAAACTGCCCACCTAGCACTGTTTCCGTGGCTACAAACCACAGATTAGAATTTCGACATTGAATGGTTGGTATTCCACCGACAACTCCAATACAGCTAGCGCCATATCTTCATAGTTTCCCAACTATCCTATACATGCAATGCCAAAACCCAATACCAAGCTACAGTAAAGCTCCATGGGGTCTTTCCGTCCTACTGTAGGTAACCGGTATCTTCACCGGTAGTACAATTTCACCAGGCCTCCCGTCAAGACAGCGCTCAAATCATTACACCATTCGTGCAGGTCGGAACTTACCCGACAAGGAATTTCGCTACCTTAGGACCGTTATAGTTACGGCCGCCGTTCACCGGGGCTTCAATTCGGAGCTCTCACTCCTCCTCTTAACCTTCCGGCACTGGGCAGGTGTCAGCCCATATACATCGCCTTACAGCTTAGCATAGACCTGTGTTTTTGTTAAACAGTTGCTTGAGCCTCTTCACTGCGACCCCCAAATGCTTTACAGCGCGTAGCTGTTAACATCCAGGGGCACCCCTTCTCCCAAAGTTACGGGGCAATTTTGCAGAGTTCCTTAACGAGAGTTAGCCTGTCCGCCTTAGATTTCTCATCCTGACCACCTGTGTCGGTTTCGGGTACGGGCAGTTATACCTTAACGTTAGAAGCTTTTCTCGGCAGCGTGGGATTTGTGCATTCATCTTACGACTATATATCACACCTCAAGTCTAATCTAGCGGATTTTCCTACTAGACCACTCTACATGCTTTTACGGGAACTTCCGTTCTCCCGCGCACATACCCTTCTGCGTCCCTCCATCACAAAATATAACTGGCACAGAAATATTAATCTGTTTTCCATTCGCCTACGCATTTTAGCCTCGGCTTAGGTCCCGGCTTACTCAGGGAAGACAAGCTTTACCCTGAAAACCTTGGTCTTCCGGCGAGGGGGATTCTCGCCCCCTTTCTCGCTACTTATTCCTGCATTCTCACTTCTGATACCTCCAGAGTTGCTTACGCTTCTCCTTCAACGGCCTACAGAACGCTCTCCTACCAATTGCTTACGCAATTCCACAGCTTCGGTTTATAACTTAGCCCCGTTACATTGTCGGCGCAGAGACTCTCGACCAGTGAGCTATTACGCACTCTTTAAAGGTATGGCTGCTTCTAAGCCAACCTCCTGGTTGTTTGTGAATCTCCACCT
Coding sequences within it:
- a CDS encoding NADH-dependent [FeFe] hydrogenase, group A6; the encoded protein is MRMIRLKIDGKIVLAPEGTTILNAALKAGIHIPHLCYMQMDDIGYKNNCASCRVCVVEVKGMNRLLPSCTTPIVEGMEVVTNSLQVMQKRRMVVELMLSDHPKDCLICGKNGECELQKLAISFGLREMRFEGKEAVHDMQHSISITRDITKCIMCRRCETMCGDIQTCGILTGIDRGFNVVVNTAFNRNLIETDCTFCGQCVAVCPVGALYETDNSFKLSRDLINPNKKVIVQVAPAVRVAIGELFGIPAGTNSTGKMVTALKKLGFDGVFDTNFAADITIMEEATELKHRLDDYLAGKQDVKLPLYTSCCPSWVRFAELNFPEILDNLSTTRSPQQIFGSLAKHVWAEKMGIDKKDLVCVSIMPCISKKYEASREEFTVEQNPDVDYSLTTRELGRILKQYNIDFNSLQESEFDSPMGKSTGAADIFGRTGGVMEAASRTLYEWATGTKLEDVDFVPMRGFEEVRVAEVKVGNEVLRLAVVHGLGAARKVVEKIKAGEENFHAVEVMACKGGCVGGGGQPYHHGNFDIVKTRAAAIQNIDYHKEIRTSHNNRYVIDLYRESLGKPYGVMTHKLFHTHYIDRKNK
- a CDS encoding NADH-quinone oxidoreductase subunit NuoF, which gives rise to MNCNKKILICGGTGCLSSKSDEIKKNLEKYIAEYNVKDVEVVLTGCFGFCEKGPIVKIVPENTFYIEVKPEDAEEIIKVDIVDGEKIERLLYIDPKTEERIHDSKDMEFYQKQERRALKNCGVIDPENIEDFLKNDGYKGIEKVLKTMSNRDVIKEIFASGLRGRGGGGFFTGIKWEIASNIEAEQKYIVCNADEGDPGAFMDRSILEGDPHSVIEGMMIAGYAIGATKGLVYIRAEYPLAIHRLSVAIEAARKKGFLGKNILGTDFEFDIELKFGAGAFVCGEETALIHSMEGRRGEPTSKPPYPAEKGFWDKPTVVNNVETLVNVPGILLYGKEWFREVGTEKSPGTKVFALAGKINNVGLVEVPMGISLREIIFEIGGGIKDNKKFKAVQTGGPSGGCLTEKDLDTPIDFDTLSKKGSIMGSGGMVVMDEDDCMVAIAKFFLEFTLDESCGKCTPCRVGNTRLYEMLDKITQGRGTLEDLHLLQELSEGIKATSLCGLGQTSANPVLSTLAQFYDEYVEHVVDKRCAAGACQKLITYSITDKCIGCTACARVCPIDAITGTVKHRHEIDNEICIKCGACYETCKFGAIVKL
- a CDS encoding complex I 24 kDa subunit family protein; amino-acid sequence: MICKDNIGFKELKSYISTFEDKKSSLIIVLHKAQEIFGYIPAEVQEFIAEELEVPVAKVYGVVSFYNFFSMEPKGKYQISVCTGTACYVRGAGKVLESLEKELNIEVGGVTKDGLFSLDCLRCVGACGLAPVVIVGKEVHGKVKPTDVKKLIEEYMEKERQENA